A single genomic interval of Helianthus annuus cultivar XRQ/B chromosome 13, HanXRQr2.0-SUNRISE, whole genome shotgun sequence harbors:
- the LOC110898466 gene encoding aquaporin TIP4-1, with amino-acid sequence MAKIALGSINEITKPDCIQALVVEFIVTFFFIFAGVGSAMTTEKLAGNEVVGLLFVALAHALVVGVMISAGFRISGGHLNPAVTIGLCAGGHITIVRSLFYWIDQLLASVAACALLSYLTGGLTTPVHTLAAGMDSLQGVIMEIVLTFSLLFTVYATLVDPKKGFLEGLGPLLTGLVVGANIMAGGPFSGASMNPARSFGPALVAGVWTDHWVYWVGPLIGGGLAGFVYENFFIVRTHVPLARDEEGY; translated from the exons ATGGCTAAGATTGCACTTGGCTCCATCAATGAGATCACTAAGCCCGACTGCATCCAAGCCCTCGTTGTCGAGTTTATCGTCACGTTTTTCTTCATCTTCGCGGGTGTGGGATCAGCCATGACCACCG AGAAGTTGGCTGGAAATGAGGTGGTTGGGCTACTTTTCGTTGCATTGGCTCATGCGTTAGTTGTAGGGGTTATGATATCGGCTGGTTTTAGAATCTCTGGTGGTCATTTGAATCCTGCTGTCACCATTGGGCTATGTGCtggtggtcatatcaccattgtcCGATCTCTTTTTTACTGGATTGATCAGTTGCTTGCTTCCGTTGCCGCTTGTGCTCTCCTAAGTTATCTCACCGGTGGATTG ACGACACCAGTGCATACACTCGCGGCTGGGATGGATTCTCTACAAGGTGTTATCATGGAGATTGTGTTAACTTTCTCATTGCTCTTCACAGTCTATGCTACTCTTGTGGACCCCAAGAAGGGCTTTCTTGAAGGGCTAGGCCCACTTCTAACTGGGCTTGTAGTAGGTGCCAACATCATGGCTGGAGGGCCTTTCTCTGGTGCATCCATGAACCCAGCAAGGTCTTTTGGGCCTGCTTTGGTGGCTGGTGTTTGGACTGATCATTGGGTTTACTGGGTTGGGCCACTAATTGGTGGTGGGCTCGCTGGGTTTGTCTATGAAAACTTCTTTATTGTTAGGACCCATGTTCCTCTTGCAAGAGATGAGGAAGGTTATTAG